A single region of the Silene latifolia isolate original U9 population chromosome 8, ASM4854445v1, whole genome shotgun sequence genome encodes:
- the LOC141597012 gene encoding WD repeat-containing protein DWA2-like isoform X2 → MQGVSSGIGYGLKYQARCIADVKADTDHTSFIAGTLSLKEENEVHLIRLANGGTELICEGLFSHPNEIWDLASCPFDQRIFSTVFFNGESYGAAIWQIPELYGQLNSPQLEKIAALDAHSSKIRSVLWWPTGRHDKLISVDDQNLFLWSLDSSKKTAQVQSQESAGMLHHLSGGAWDPHDLHAIALTSESAIQLWDLRTMKMTNAIEQVHPRNVDYDTKREHILVTAEDESGIRIWDLRMLRAPIVELSGHAHWTWTVKCNPEYDSLILSAGTDSAVNLWLAPEETAANVSVGELQRKRPEPLLNTYSDYEDSVYGLAWSYREPWVFASLSYDGRVVVESIKPHLSKK, encoded by the exons ATGCAAGGAGTATCTTCCGGCATTGGTTATGGTCTCAAGTACCAG GCACGATGTATCGCCGATGTTAAAGCCGACACAGATCACACCAGTTTTATCGCCGGTACTCTCAGTCTCAAAGAAGAAAATGAG GTGCATTTGATTCGGCTTGCTAATGGCGGAACTGAGCTGATATGTGAAGGGTTGTTCTCTCATCCTAACGAGATCTGGGACCTCGCTTCTTGCCCTtttgatcagcgcattttttccACTGTCTTTTTCAATG GTGAATCATATGGAGCTGCAATATGGCAGATTCCTGAACTTTATGGCCAATTAAATTCTCCTCAGTTGGAAAAGATAGCTGCTCTTGATGCTCATAGTAGTAAAATCAGAAG TGTTCTTTGGTGGCCTACCGGGAGACATGATAAATTAATTAGTGTTGATGACCAGAATTTGTTCCTTTGGAGTTTGGACTCTTCTAAGAAAACTGCACAG GTGCAATCACAGGAGTCAGCTGGCATGCTTCATCACTTGTCTGGTGGAGCGTGGGACCCTCATGATCTGCATGCTATAGCATTGACCAGTGAGTCAGCAATTCAACTATGGGACTTGCGGACAATGAA AATGACCAACGCAATTGAGCAAGTCCATCCTCGCAATGTTGATTATGACACCAAAAGGGAACATATACTA GTAACTGCTGAGGATGAGTCAGGAATACGCATTTGGGATCTTAGAATGCTAAGGGCTCCCATTGTCGAGCTTTCTGGTCACGCGCACTG GACATGGACTGTCAAGTGTAACCCAGAGTACGACAGTCTAATCTTG AGTGCTGGTACAGACTCAGCTGTTAACCTGTGGTTGGCTCCTGAAGAAACGGCTGCCAATGTAAG TGTAGGAGAATTACAACGGAAGCGTCCAGAACCTTTATTGAATACCTACAGTGATTACGAAGACAGTGTTTATG GCCTTGCTTGGAGTTATCGTGAGCCATGGGTTTTTGCATCATTGTCATATGATGGAAGG GTGGTTGTAGAATCAATAAAACCCCATCTTTCGAAAAAGTGA
- the LOC141597012 gene encoding WD repeat-containing protein DWA2-like isoform X1 — translation MQGVSSGIGYGLKYQARCIADVKADTDHTSFIAGTLSLKEENEVHLIRLANGGTELICEGLFSHPNEIWDLASCPFDQRIFSTVFFNGESYGAAIWQIPELYGQLNSPQLEKIAALDAHSSKIRSVLWWPTGRHDKLISVDDQNLFLWSLDSSKKTAQVQSQESAGMLHHLSGGAWDPHDLHAIALTSESAIQLWDLRTMKMTNAIEQVHPRNVDYDTKREHILVTAEDESGIRIWDLRMLRAPIVELSGHAHWTWTVKCNPEYDSLILSAGTDSAVNLWLAPEETAANVRSESVGELQRKRPEPLLNTYSDYEDSVYGLAWSYREPWVFASLSYDGRVVVESIKPHLSKK, via the exons ATGCAAGGAGTATCTTCCGGCATTGGTTATGGTCTCAAGTACCAG GCACGATGTATCGCCGATGTTAAAGCCGACACAGATCACACCAGTTTTATCGCCGGTACTCTCAGTCTCAAAGAAGAAAATGAG GTGCATTTGATTCGGCTTGCTAATGGCGGAACTGAGCTGATATGTGAAGGGTTGTTCTCTCATCCTAACGAGATCTGGGACCTCGCTTCTTGCCCTtttgatcagcgcattttttccACTGTCTTTTTCAATG GTGAATCATATGGAGCTGCAATATGGCAGATTCCTGAACTTTATGGCCAATTAAATTCTCCTCAGTTGGAAAAGATAGCTGCTCTTGATGCTCATAGTAGTAAAATCAGAAG TGTTCTTTGGTGGCCTACCGGGAGACATGATAAATTAATTAGTGTTGATGACCAGAATTTGTTCCTTTGGAGTTTGGACTCTTCTAAGAAAACTGCACAG GTGCAATCACAGGAGTCAGCTGGCATGCTTCATCACTTGTCTGGTGGAGCGTGGGACCCTCATGATCTGCATGCTATAGCATTGACCAGTGAGTCAGCAATTCAACTATGGGACTTGCGGACAATGAA AATGACCAACGCAATTGAGCAAGTCCATCCTCGCAATGTTGATTATGACACCAAAAGGGAACATATACTA GTAACTGCTGAGGATGAGTCAGGAATACGCATTTGGGATCTTAGAATGCTAAGGGCTCCCATTGTCGAGCTTTCTGGTCACGCGCACTG GACATGGACTGTCAAGTGTAACCCAGAGTACGACAGTCTAATCTTG AGTGCTGGTACAGACTCAGCTGTTAACCTGTGGTTGGCTCCTGAAGAAACGGCTGCCAATGTAAGGTCAGAAAG TGTAGGAGAATTACAACGGAAGCGTCCAGAACCTTTATTGAATACCTACAGTGATTACGAAGACAGTGTTTATG GCCTTGCTTGGAGTTATCGTGAGCCATGGGTTTTTGCATCATTGTCATATGATGGAAGG GTGGTTGTAGAATCAATAAAACCCCATCTTTCGAAAAAGTGA